In one window of Paraburkholderia sp. PREW-6R DNA:
- a CDS encoding AAA family ATPase translates to MSFSQSKVVAITNHKGGCGKTTTIINLAAEFGRMGFRVLVIDMDPQANASLHIGTTHPSRVDFTCAELLLGEPSSLPHAIHEQTHLEGVSLIYGSLSLGKTEDELKDVTPRPSEELRSKLEPADGVYDIILIDCPPSLKLLTSNAMAAATHIIVPVESGSQYGLYGADDLLKHVAKIRRINPKVMLLGALLLKHDERQTVCKLLETTATRTFGQILPVKISASTKVNQAAVMQQSVHCLDRTSKVAREFRRLATGLIDTLGLKMPVGGTQ, encoded by the coding sequence ATGTCTTTTTCGCAATCAAAAGTCGTAGCCATAACGAACCATAAGGGCGGCTGCGGGAAAACGACGACGATCATCAATCTTGCTGCCGAATTCGGACGAATGGGTTTCAGGGTTCTTGTTATCGACATGGACCCCCAGGCCAATGCAAGCCTGCATATTGGAACAACCCATCCCAGCCGGGTTGACTTCACCTGCGCTGAGTTGCTGCTAGGCGAACCGTCCAGCCTCCCCCATGCGATCCATGAGCAGACCCATCTCGAAGGAGTATCACTGATATACGGCTCGCTCTCCCTCGGAAAAACAGAAGATGAGCTGAAGGACGTTACGCCCAGACCCTCCGAGGAATTGCGCAGCAAGCTCGAACCGGCGGACGGCGTGTACGACATTATCCTGATTGACTGTCCTCCGAGCCTCAAGCTTCTTACAAGCAACGCCATGGCGGCGGCAACTCACATCATCGTGCCTGTCGAATCCGGCTCGCAATATGGCCTATATGGCGCGGATGATCTTTTAAAGCATGTGGCAAAGATCCGACGCATCAATCCGAAAGTGATGCTCTTAGGTGCTCTCCTTCTTAAACACGACGAACGACAGACGGTCTGCAAGCTCCTGGAAACGACAGCGACAAGAACCTTCGGGCAGATCCTGCCCGTGAAGATATCAGCCAGCACTAAGGTAAATCAGGCTGCCGTCATGCAGCAGAGCGTGCATTGCCTCGATCGAACCTCAAAGGTTGCCAGAGAGTTCCGCCGGCTTGCGACCGGGCTGATCGATACCCTTGGCCTGAAGATGCCTGTTGGGGGTACGCAGTGA
- a CDS encoding ParB/RepB/Spo0J family partition protein yields MSRRSLKAQLAIKAEQNTLRHRDANYRDDFDAGRHHTKIPLEKISASPYQPRTAFVESEIHELAASISSVGLLQPVSVRVVGDGYELVAGERRLRAHQHLGKPTIEAIILDVDDATSAMLALAENIEREDLSDFEVGEGIRRIEEQFPRRTRLAESLGIQRSDLYRYLSYSKLPEFVRERLVMQPKLLSRSAASDIVKALKDAGDDVNAHARLREAWRQLEAGRLDQTKIASMILLADTKPVEPSRPIPVMKGAAKIGTVSRHQGKFIVKLSISALSEEQMDRIQRFVVELLD; encoded by the coding sequence GTGAGCCGCCGCAGTCTTAAGGCACAACTCGCAATCAAGGCTGAGCAGAATACCCTGCGACATCGGGATGCAAACTACCGCGACGATTTTGACGCCGGCCGGCATCATACAAAGATCCCACTCGAAAAGATCAGTGCGAGCCCGTACCAGCCACGGACTGCTTTTGTCGAATCAGAGATTCACGAACTGGCAGCATCAATCAGTTCCGTTGGTCTGCTGCAACCGGTAAGTGTCCGCGTGGTGGGCGACGGCTACGAACTGGTGGCGGGCGAACGTCGCCTGCGAGCGCACCAGCATCTCGGGAAACCCACGATCGAAGCAATCATCCTGGACGTGGACGACGCGACTAGTGCGATGCTTGCGCTTGCCGAGAATATAGAGCGTGAGGATCTGTCTGATTTTGAGGTGGGGGAAGGCATCCGCAGGATAGAAGAGCAGTTTCCAAGGCGAACGCGGCTCGCGGAGTCACTGGGAATCCAGCGATCAGATCTTTATCGTTATCTTTCGTATTCGAAGTTGCCAGAGTTCGTCCGTGAACGGCTCGTCATGCAACCGAAGTTGTTATCACGTTCGGCAGCATCAGACATCGTCAAGGCGCTCAAGGACGCAGGGGACGACGTTAATGCTCACGCCCGCCTTCGCGAAGCGTGGCGACAGCTTGAGGCTGGTCGGCTCGACCAGACCAAGATCGCCTCCATGATTCTGCTTGCAGACACAAAGCCGGTCGAGCCGTCCAGGCCGATTCCTGTCATGAAGGGCGCCGCGAAGATTGGGACAGTGTCACGTCATCAGGGCAAGTTCATCGTGAAACTCAGCATCAGTGCGCTTTCAGAAGAGCAGATGGATAGGATCCAACGGTTTGTCGTCGAGCTTCTTGACTAG
- a CDS encoding IS110 family transposase codes for MLLTPVGIDIAKSVFQVHHVDADTGQIINKAIKRASFLHYFANRAPCLIGMEACGGAQHWARELTKLGHQVRLLSSRFVKAFNIGNKSDAADARAIWLAVQQPGKCVSVKTEAQQAVLAMHRMREQLVKMRTMQINALRGLMTEYGEVMGRSRAVLEREMPGTLHRLSERLPAMLIDTLRDRWNEVARMDEQIARIEQRLRVWLKQDRSCSAIAEIPGVGLLTATAAVATMADPKSFRSGREFAAFLGLVPRQHGSGGKVSLFGISKRGDTYLRTLMTHGARCVLANAKDPGLWVEQLKKRRPANVVVIALANKLARIIWAVLAHGRPYEKGYASVRPV; via the coding sequence ATGCTGCTCACTCCTGTTGGGATTGATATCGCGAAATCGGTGTTTCAGGTTCACCATGTAGACGCGGACACGGGTCAGATCATCAACAAGGCGATTAAGCGCGCCAGCTTTCTGCACTACTTCGCAAATCGGGCCCCCTGCCTTATTGGAATGGAGGCCTGTGGGGGCGCGCAGCATTGGGCGCGTGAACTGACAAAGCTGGGGCATCAGGTTAGGCTGCTCTCATCGAGATTCGTCAAGGCATTCAACATCGGCAACAAGAGTGACGCGGCGGACGCACGAGCAATCTGGCTGGCTGTCCAACAGCCAGGCAAGTGTGTTTCAGTGAAAACCGAAGCTCAGCAGGCGGTGCTCGCCATGCACCGGATGCGAGAGCAACTGGTGAAGATGCGCACGATGCAGATAAACGCGCTGCGCGGCCTGATGACTGAATACGGCGAGGTAATGGGGAGAAGCCGCGCGGTCCTGGAACGAGAAATGCCAGGCACTTTGCACCGACTCTCGGAACGTCTGCCGGCGATGCTGATCGACACGCTGCGTGACAGGTGGAACGAAGTTGCAAGAATGGACGAGCAAATCGCGAGGATCGAGCAACGGCTTCGCGTCTGGCTGAAGCAAGACAGAAGTTGTTCGGCCATAGCCGAAATTCCTGGCGTTGGTCTGCTCACCGCAACGGCGGCAGTGGCCACAATGGCCGATCCCAAATCGTTCAGATCTGGGCGAGAATTTGCAGCGTTTTTAGGGCTCGTTCCGCGGCAGCACGGTTCGGGCGGAAAGGTAAGTCTGTTTGGAATCAGCAAGAGGGGCGACACCTATTTACGCACGCTCATGACTCACGGTGCGCGCTGCGTCCTGGCAAATGCCAAGGACCCGGGCCTCTGGGTCGAGCAACTGAAAAAACGAAGGCCGGCAAACGTGGTAGTAATCGCCTTGGCGAACAAGCTCGCACGGATCATCTGGGCAGTCCTTGCACACGGACGCCCGTATGAAAAGGGTTACGCAAGCGTTCGGCCAGTCTGA
- a CDS encoding EAL domain-containing protein encodes MTSSQILTSDMHHALSNREMRLLYQPKYDVQTHEIRSAEALLRWDHPAYGVLPPEAFIRIAERNGMIIDIGDWVINEACRQMGEWRTHGIAEFGIAVNVSVRQLAGDHLFSVVCDAIRRHGIEPGLLTIELTETSAMHDFAASIEILQKLVGLGVRISIDDFGTGYSSLMYLKRLPAAELKIDRGFMVDVPNEGSTIVAAIVALGRALKMQVVAEGVETHAQQAFLSRLGCHAMQGFLFGKPVAPDALMQIRRNFAVNGVYPDR; translated from the coding sequence ATGACAAGCTCACAAATCCTAACCTCAGACATGCATCACGCACTTTCCAATCGCGAGATGCGCCTGCTTTACCAGCCGAAGTACGATGTGCAAACCCACGAGATCAGGAGTGCCGAGGCGTTACTCAGGTGGGATCATCCAGCATACGGCGTATTGCCCCCGGAAGCTTTCATACGGATTGCGGAGCGCAACGGGATGATCATAGACATTGGCGACTGGGTAATCAATGAAGCTTGCCGACAGATGGGCGAATGGCGCACACACGGAATTGCCGAGTTTGGCATTGCCGTAAATGTCTCAGTGCGTCAGCTCGCGGGTGACCATCTCTTCTCGGTCGTCTGTGATGCGATCAGACGTCATGGCATTGAGCCTGGTCTTCTCACGATCGAACTGACGGAAACATCGGCAATGCACGACTTTGCCGCAAGCATTGAGATACTGCAGAAGCTGGTTGGGCTTGGAGTGCGCATTTCTATCGATGATTTTGGGACCGGCTATTCGAGTCTGATGTATCTGAAAAGGCTACCTGCTGCAGAACTCAAGATCGATCGGGGTTTCATGGTTGACGTACCCAACGAGGGTAGTACGATTGTCGCTGCGATTGTGGCGCTAGGCCGGGCACTCAAGATGCAGGTCGTTGCAGAGGGTGTCGAAACACATGCACAGCAAGCTTTTCTCAGTCGTCTCGGTTGCCACGCGATGCAGGGCTTTCTTTTTGGCAAGCCTGTGGCACCGGATGCGTTGATGCAGATACGAAGAAATTTCGCAGTGAACGGTGTCTACCCCGATAGATAA
- a CDS encoding winged helix-turn-helix domain-containing protein, producing MNSIGIQRFVLNGRWVFDETVNQVTSLTGATPSIALPAVVTRLLGVLVRSPNEIFSRRRLFDEVWRRHGLEVGDNSLNQVIHGLRTSFERLGEGAPIVKTVPRVGYCLIANVTIGDAATNERKPLHSVEQPSAPALQPAWSASPPRILLDAQTFRKCTELEWRRALRSGLPMSLLMLSPDVHTGMTADPIAVTEVIETTIVHRLRRPGDQGARYSATEHAVLLPDTDRQGAAHVAQEIQRAIQTGEYWQGFGPPPRVLVAVGQACTAQRRYATVDDWIETARMALLEVLGTPLNRAIPRFKGD from the coding sequence ATGAACAGCATTGGAATACAGCGCTTTGTCCTTAACGGACGATGGGTTTTCGACGAGACAGTCAACCAGGTCACGAGCCTGACTGGCGCGACGCCGTCTATTGCTCTTCCAGCCGTGGTCACACGTCTGCTTGGTGTTCTGGTTCGTTCACCGAATGAAATTTTCAGCCGTCGCCGGCTTTTCGATGAGGTATGGCGCCGTCACGGTCTTGAGGTTGGCGACAACAGTCTGAACCAGGTCATCCACGGCCTGCGAACATCGTTCGAGCGTCTCGGCGAAGGCGCACCGATCGTCAAGACTGTTCCTCGCGTAGGGTACTGTCTTATCGCCAATGTGACCATTGGGGACGCAGCGACAAACGAGCGCAAACCGCTCCATTCGGTCGAACAACCGTCAGCGCCGGCCCTCCAGCCGGCGTGGAGCGCTTCCCCGCCACGCATCCTCCTCGACGCGCAGACATTCCGCAAGTGTACAGAGCTCGAATGGCGTCGTGCATTGCGCAGCGGGTTGCCCATGTCGCTGCTCATGCTGAGCCCTGATGTACATACCGGAATGACGGCCGATCCGATAGCTGTCACTGAGGTCATCGAGACAACGATCGTTCACCGGCTTCGCCGACCCGGCGATCAGGGAGCGCGGTACTCGGCGACCGAACATGCTGTCCTGCTTCCTGACACTGATCGTCAGGGCGCCGCACATGTCGCGCAGGAGATTCAGCGCGCCATTCAGACGGGCGAGTACTGGCAGGGCTTTGGTCCGCCGCCGCGTGTTCTGGTCGCTGTCGGGCAGGCATGCACGGCACAGCGCCGTTACGCCACGGTCGACGACTGGATCGAGACGGCACGAATGGCATTGCTGGAGGTGCTGGGAACTCCCTTGAACCGTGCGATTCCGCGGTTCAAGGGAGACTGA
- a CDS encoding replication initiator protein A, giving the protein MDGDALAKARALEERMRTRARRGEDAAPTIGPAEDGGQNDTDSGRTATTVAVRRKSARMLSDERHRQLDFFTADFVDVPQKNDRHSMEHPLFSLKKRPDTTIRVYEHNNVEITITPSVLGLATIWDKDLLIYATSQLVQGINEGRTDVTNRTVRFTAYDYFVSTNRGTSGAEYESLERTLERLKGTQIKTNIATGGERRKRGFGMIEDWEIVERGRDGRMVAVEITLSKWLYNAVQALEVLTINKQYFRLTGGLEKRLYELARKHCGNQACWAVSEEILFKKSGSTGTLREFRRLVKEIVQADCLPDYRAAYDAKARRVIFYTRDMRRLTAAALKTVGSS; this is encoded by the coding sequence ATGGATGGCGACGCATTAGCAAAAGCACGGGCACTGGAAGAAAGGATGCGGACGCGCGCTCGTCGGGGTGAGGATGCTGCGCCGACCATCGGCCCAGCCGAGGATGGCGGTCAGAATGACACTGACTCGGGAAGGACCGCAACAACGGTCGCGGTGCGACGCAAGTCTGCCAGGATGCTTTCTGATGAGCGTCACCGTCAGCTCGATTTTTTCACTGCCGATTTTGTTGATGTCCCGCAGAAGAATGATCGTCATTCGATGGAGCATCCGCTTTTCAGTCTGAAGAAGCGTCCGGACACGACGATCCGGGTTTACGAGCACAATAACGTTGAGATCACCATCACACCAAGCGTGCTGGGTCTTGCAACCATCTGGGACAAGGATCTGCTGATCTACGCCACGAGTCAACTGGTACAGGGGATTAACGAGGGGCGTACTGACGTGACAAACCGAACAGTGAGGTTCACAGCATACGATTATTTCGTCTCTACAAATCGCGGCACCAGCGGCGCGGAGTATGAGTCTCTGGAGCGTACCCTCGAACGACTGAAGGGGACGCAGATCAAGACCAACATCGCAACCGGCGGCGAGCGGCGCAAGCGCGGTTTCGGAATGATCGAGGACTGGGAAATCGTCGAACGCGGCAGGGACGGAAGGATGGTTGCTGTCGAAATTACCCTGTCAAAGTGGCTTTACAACGCCGTTCAGGCGCTCGAAGTTCTGACAATCAACAAGCAATACTTCCGGTTGACGGGGGGACTGGAAAAGCGTTTGTACGAGCTGGCGCGCAAGCACTGCGGCAATCAGGCATGCTGGGCAGTCAGTGAGGAAATCCTGTTCAAGAAAAGCGGCTCCACCGGAACGCTACGGGAATTTCGCAGGCTGGTTAAAGAAATTGTACAGGCGGACTGCCTTCCGGATTACAGAGCCGCCTACGATGCAAAGGCCAGGCGGGTCATCTTCTACACAAGAGACATGCGGCGCCTCACCGCTGCAGCGCTCAAAACGGTGGGAAGCAGCTAG